The proteins below are encoded in one region of Belonocnema kinseyi isolate 2016_QV_RU_SX_M_011 chromosome 1, B_treatae_v1, whole genome shotgun sequence:
- the LOC117167023 gene encoding uncharacterized protein LOC117167023 has product MPTFYYWVKATRKLNFQQQEAKQQQNRSILDKYSNFMNSHEVMTDSENLENIDNHERRLDLDNAFLIDPQHYFETENCSYESSPQREKVARHKDNSESMDVYSGRISETRSLTQETLGVSTARSRSLPLESERTRPTKGLSAERNYTSWSKHDNAG; this is encoded by the exons ATGCCTACATTTTACTATTGGGTA AAAGCCACAAggaaactcaattttcaacagcAAGAAGCGAAACAGCAACAAAATCGAAGCATTTTggacaaatattcaaactttatgaACAGTCATGAAGTAATGACAgattctgaaaatttagaaaatattgataATCATGAACGCAGATTGGATTTAGATAACGCGTTTCTGATTGATCCAC AGCactattttgaaacagaaaattgtTCATATGAAAGTTCTCCACAAAGGGAAAAAGTCGCCAGACATAAAGATAATTCTGAAAGCATGGACGTCTATTCAGGGAGAATATCTGAGACCAGGAGCCTCACCCAAGAAACTCTAGGAGTTTCAACAGCTCGATCACGATCTCTACCTTTAGAATCTGAACGAACAAGGCCTACAAAAGGGTTATCAGCAGAAAGAAATT ATACATCTTGGTCCAAACACGACAATGCAGGTTGA